Genomic segment of Corynebacterium urealyticum DSM 7109:
GCTGGCCACCCGCTGTGGAGTCAATGCCACCAAGGCGGTGCTCGAAGGCAAGACCGGAAAAGTGGCGGCCCTGCACGGCGAGAAAATCGATCTTATCGACTTCGATCAGGCCGTCGGGCGGGTGAAGTCCGTGCCCGACTACCGCTACCAAAACCTTCAGGGCCTGCTGGGTTAAAAGCGCCCGAGCCGATTACAGATGACCGGTGGCAAAGGTACTAAGATGGGCGCCATGACTGCGCAGTTGTATGACTATTCCGACGATGTGATGGATTTCGATGAAGTGCTGGAGCGCTTCGAACCCGTGATGGGAATGGAGGTCCACGTCGAGCTGTCCACGAACACCAAGATGTTCTCCACCTCGACCGCGGCCTTCGGCGGGGATCCGAATACCCACGTGGACCCGTGCAGCCTGGGTCTGCCGGGCGCACTGCCGGTCGTTAACAAGCAGGGCGTGGAGTGGGCCATCAAGATCGGACTTGCGCTCAACTGCAAGATCGCGCCGTACTCCCGTTTCGCGCGCAAGAATTACTTCTACCCGGACCAGCCGAAGAACTACCAGATCAGCCAGTACGACGAGCCGATCGCCTACGACGGCTACCTGGACGTCGTCCTTGATGACGGCACCGAGTGGCGCGTCGAGATCGAGCGCGCCCACATGGAGGAGGACACCGGCAAGCTGACCCACCTCGGTGGCGCCTCCGGCCGTATTCACGGTGCGACGGCCTCCTTGGTGGACTGCAACCGCGCCGGCGTGCCGTTGATTGAGATCGTCACGAAGCCAATCGAGGGCGCCGGCGAGCGGGCCCCGGAGATCGCCCGCGCCTACGTCACCGCGCTGCGCGACCTGGTCAAGGCTCTTGGCGTGTCCAACGCGCGCATGGACCAGGGCTCCATGCGCGTGGACTCGAACCTCTCCCTGCGCGAGAAGGGCAGCACGGAGTTCGGTACCCGCACCGAGACCAAGAACATCAACTCCCTGCGCTCCGTGGAGCAGGCCGTGCGCTTCGAGATGCAGCGTCACGCCGCGTGCCTCGTCAACGGCGTGGAGATCCAGCAGGAGACCCGCCACTACCAAGAGGATGGCACCACCTCGAAGGGCCGTCCGAAGGAGTCGATGGCGGACTACCGTTACTTCAACGACCCGGACCTGCCGCCGGTGCTCGCGCCGGAGGAGTGGGTCGAGGAGATCCGCGCGACCCTGCCGGAGATGCCGTGGATCCGTCGCGCCCGTATCCAGAAGGAGTGGGGCCTGCCGGATGCGGAGATGCGTGACCTCGTCAACGCTGGCGCGCTCGACCTGATTGTTGAGACCACCGAGGCTGGCGCGGATCCGGCGGATGCCCGCAGCTGGTGGGTGGCCTACCTGGCGCAGAAGGCTAACGAGCAGGGTGTGGAGCTCGAGCAGCTCGACATCACCCCAGCGCAGGTCGCCCGCATCATCGAGCTGGTTAAGGAAGGCAAGCTGACCACCAAGCTCGCCCGCCAGGCCGTGGACGGCGTGCTGGCAGGGGAGGGTGACGTTGACCAGGTGGTCAAGGATCGTGGCCTGGAGGTCGTCCGCGACGACGGCGCGATCGAGGCCGCTGTCGACGAGGCCTTGGCAGCAAACCCGGACATCGTGGAGAAGTACCGCGCGGGTAATAAGAAGGTCACCGGTGCGATTGTGGGCGCCGTGATGAAGGCCACCAAGGGCAAGGCTGACCCGGCACAGGTCAACAAGCTGATCGCCGAGAAGCTGAACTAGCCAGGCCTGCAGCCTGCGGTCGCGTAATGTGACGCGCGGTTACTCGCACACAAGCCTCCGGGCCCCGAGAGAAATCGGGTCCGGAGGTTTCTTGTTTTTCCGGGCATTGAATGGGGATGAGAATGTAGCGTGTTTGGTATGGAAACTAAGTATCAAGGTCTGAATGTTCCCCTGACTCCGCTGCGCTTCCTGGAGCGCAGCGCCAATATTTTCCCAGAAGCCACGGCCTGCATCGATGGAGTGCGCCGTATCAGCTTTAAGCAGTTCCGAGAGGATGCGGAGGCCTTCGCTCGCGCACTGCGGGCCAATGGGCTGGCGCGTCACGACCGGGTAGGAGTGCTTGCCCCTAATAGCTACGAGGCACTGCTGGCACAGTTCGCCGTGCCGCTTGCTGGGGGAGTGACCGTGCCTATCAACACCCGGCTCGCGGCTGCCGAGGTGGCCTATATTCAAGGCCACGCTGGGTTTCATGTCCTCATCGGTGCTGCCGACCTGCTAGCGGGAGTGGTTGAGGAATTGCCCAATGGGCTGCGGCTGCTGGAGATCCCAGAGTTGGACGGCACTCAACCCGGGAGCTTCCCCTCTTTCGCGGACTTCATCGCATCCCACCGGGAGGGTGAGGGGCTGAGCTACCGTGTGGCTGACGATAACGAGCCCATCGCGATCAACTACACCTCTG
This window contains:
- the gatB gene encoding Asp-tRNA(Asn)/Glu-tRNA(Gln) amidotransferase subunit GatB, producing the protein MTAQLYDYSDDVMDFDEVLERFEPVMGMEVHVELSTNTKMFSTSTAAFGGDPNTHVDPCSLGLPGALPVVNKQGVEWAIKIGLALNCKIAPYSRFARKNYFYPDQPKNYQISQYDEPIAYDGYLDVVLDDGTEWRVEIERAHMEEDTGKLTHLGGASGRIHGATASLVDCNRAGVPLIEIVTKPIEGAGERAPEIARAYVTALRDLVKALGVSNARMDQGSMRVDSNLSLREKGSTEFGTRTETKNINSLRSVEQAVRFEMQRHAACLVNGVEIQQETRHYQEDGTTSKGRPKESMADYRYFNDPDLPPVLAPEEWVEEIRATLPEMPWIRRARIQKEWGLPDAEMRDLVNAGALDLIVETTEAGADPADARSWWVAYLAQKANEQGVELEQLDITPAQVARIIELVKEGKLTTKLARQAVDGVLAGEGDVDQVVKDRGLEVVRDDGAIEAAVDEALAANPDIVEKYRAGNKKVTGAIVGAVMKATKGKADPAQVNKLIAEKLN